In Astyanax mexicanus isolate ESR-SI-001 chromosome 25, AstMex3_surface, whole genome shotgun sequence, a genomic segment contains:
- the gtf2e2 gene encoding transcription initiation factor IIE subunit beta, translated as MDPSLLRERELFKKRALSTPAVEKRPASSEASGSSKKKKSKPDKESSSASKNNTDSSNGSFNLKALSGSSGYKFGVLARIVNYMKTRHQRGDTHPLTLDEILDETKLLDIGMKQKQWLMSEALASNPKIDTRDGKYAFKPKYHLKDKKALVRLLDRHDQQGLGGVLLDDVEEGLPNAAKAIKALGDQILFVTRPDKKKILFYNDKHCHFEVDEEFQKLWRSVPVDSIDEEKIEDYLKRQGISSMQETGPKKMIPVHKRKKPGAQKKRRFKTHNDHLNGVLEDYSEGVPAKK; from the exons ATGGACCCCTCCCTGCTAAGAGAGCGTGAGCTCTTTAAGAAGAGGGCTCTGTCCACTCCGGCCGTAGAGAAAAGACCAGCATCCTCAGAGGCGTCCGGCTCGTccaagaaaaaaaagagcaaaccCGACAAAGAGTCGTCCTCAGCATCAAAAAACAACACAg acTCGAGTAATGGATCGTTTAATCTCAAAGCTCTCTCAGGGAGCTCTGGATACAAGTTTGGAGTTCTGGCACGAATCGTCAACTACATGAAG acAAGACATCAGAGAGGTGATACTCATCCTCTGACCCTGGATGAGATTCTGGATGAGACCAAACTGCTGGACATTGGCATGAAGCAGAAACAGTGGCTTATGAGTGAG gCCTTGGCGAGTAATCCTAAAATAGACACTCGAGATGGGAAATATGCCTTTAAACCCAAATACCATCTGAAAGACAAGAAAGCTCTGGTCAGATTGTTGGATAGACATGACCAGCAGGGTTTAGGTGGTGTGCTGCTGGATGACGTGGAGGAGGGCCTGCCCAATGCTGCCAAAGCTATTAAA GCTTTAGGTGATCAGATCTTATTCGTGACGAGACCAGACAAGAAGAAGATCCTTTTCTACAATGACAAACACTGCCATTTTGAGGTGGATGAAG AGTTCCAGAAGCTGTGGAGAAGCGTTCCTGTGGATTCCATAGATGAAGAAAAAATTGAAGATTACCTGAAGAGACAGGGCATCTCATCCATGCAGGagacaggaccaaagaaaatg ATCCCGGTGCATAAGAGGAAGAAGCCGGGTGCACAGAAGAAGAGACGGTTCAAGACCCACAACGACCATCTGAACGGAGTTCTGGAGGACTACTCAGAAGGTGTTCCCGCCAAGAAGTGA
- the smim18 gene encoding small integral membrane protein 18, translating into MSVSSSGTALGQQVYPFHDGWNIACFIILLLFILTVLSLATLAFLYELLDCGCFAKTKTNRDRRSQSEEVV; encoded by the coding sequence ATGAGCGTATCCAGCAGTGGCACTGCACTGGGGCAGCAGGTTTATCCGTTCCATGACGGTTGGAACATCGCCTGCTTCATCATCCTCCTGCTCTTCATCCTCACGGTCCTGTCCCTCGCCACACTGGCATTCCTCTACGAGCTGCTGGACTGCGGCTGCTTCGCCAAGACCAAAACCAACCGCGACAGACGCAGCCAGAGCGAGGAGGTAGTGTAG
- the qdprb.1 gene encoding dihydropteridine reductase: MAAAQKVIIYGGKGALGSKCVQYFRSKHWWVACIDLNVNEEASANVTVKMTDSFTEQANQVTADIGELLGEEKVDAILCVAGGWAGGSAKAKALYKNADLMWKQSVWTSTISSHLATKHLKEGGLLTLTGAKASLEPTPGMIGYGMAKAAVHQLCQSLGGANSGLPAGASAIAILPVTLDTPMNRQFMPDADVSAWTPLEYVAELLYKWAVGEERPASGSLVQLVTTDSKTEATVL; this comes from the exons ATGGCAGCGGCTCAGAAGGTGATTATTTACGGGGGTAAAGGAGCTCTGGGCTCGAAGTGTGTGCAGTACTTCCGATCCAAACACTGG TGGGTTGCCTGCATTGATTTAAATGTGAATGAAGAAGCAAGTGCCAATGTCACCGTCAAGATGACCGACTCCTTTACTGAGCAAGCCAACCAA GTTACAGCTGATATTGGTGAACTTTTGGGGGAAGAGAAGGTTGACGCTATTTTGTGTGTGGCTGGAGGCTGGGCAGGGGGCAGTGCCAAGGCCAAAG cTCTGTATAAGAATGCCGACTTGATGTGGAAGCAAAGTGTGTGGACGTCCACCATCTCCAGTCACCTAGCAACCAAACATCTGAAGGAGGGGGGGCTGCTCACACTCACGGGCGCTAAAGCGTCACTCGAACCGACCCCag GTATGATTGGCTATGGCATGGCAAAGGCTGCAGTTCATCAGTTGTGTCAGAGTCTGGGTGGAGCTAACAGTGGACTTCCTGCTGGAGCTAGTGCCATTGCCATCCTACC AGTTACTCTGGACACGCCCATGAACAGACAGTTCATGCCAGATGCTGATGTCAGTGCCTGGACACCGTTGGAGTATGTAGCTGA ATTGCTCTATAAGTGGGCAGTGGGAGAGGAGAGACCAGCGTCTGGAAGTCTTGTGCAGCTGGTCACCACAGACAGCAAGACGGAGGCAACAGTGCTGTAA